Sequence from the Sulfuricurvum sp. IAE1 genome:
AAAAACCGTATCGGGGCAAAATTCCTACGCAACGGCAAAAGCACCCCACTGGATCAGCGGATCTTCGAATACCTGAAAAACAACTGTACCGGGTTTACCACTTATTGCCGTGAAAACGACATCCGCATAGTTTCATAGATCACACGATGGTGTGATCTATTGAGCCTATGCTCAATAAAGCGAGGAGAAATCCTTGAGGGAGTGAGAGAGTGTATCTCTTGCAAGCGGTGCGATCGATCCGCGTGCGGCGAGTGCTAGAGCTACGTGCAGCTTCACTTTCCGATAGTCCCCAATAACACGAAGGAAGGGACGGAGCAAAAGTGCTTAATGAAGCGTATCGCAGCGATGCGTTTCACAGAGTGCTTATATGATATAGACCTGTAATCATTATGACAATAGCGGCTCCAAGTATTGATGACCCTAATATTGTCATTTTTCTTACATGTTTAATACCATCTGGAATTTGTGTTGTTTCATTAGTCCAATGATTAAAATATGGTTTGTACTGTTTTTCATCTGAATGATTTATCATCTCTGATATCCCAAACAATAAACCCGCCAATGATATTGCAACCAGTGAAAAACGATCCACATAAACATTCTCATTGAATAGTGCAAATAATAAAAACAATGCGGATAAAAAAATGATAACGCTGTAGTGTCTTCCGACAGGGATTAACTTTAATAGTCCTTCCATATATTCCTCCTATGTTGTGAAAAATTTTAGCTGATATGAAATTTCTTCGCAAATCCATATTTCAATAACAAAAACACTCTCCATGAAGCCCTCAAAAGTCATCCAACATGGACACGAATCTCCATGCGATCTCCTGACAGCATTTACGGAAATTTAACGGTAGGGGATTAGCAGTGAGGGCTTCACAGAGAGCGTTGCGCTGGGCATAGGTTCCCTTTGCGGTTCGCTATCCCTCGATCCAGCAGAGCGCTCAAAATTTCCCGCGGGAAAATTCAATCAAAAAGGTCAAACGATGAATGCATTGGAAATTTTGCAAAAGACACGATCACAGATAGAAGACGACCACGAGTTCGCTCAAGTGTACGATGCGGCGATAGCCGAAGTTGAAGAACTCACAAAGCCAAAAACGTGTGAAACATGCAAGCAGTATTTACCTTGGGAGTGTACTGATGGCAGTGTCCTTGACATAGGTTCTTGCCAGTATGGCATCAGATATGGGCGAGAGCTGGTAGATGAATGCTATAGAGGTTTTGTGAAAGAAGACTTTGGATGCACTGAATACAGCCAAAAGGACATCAAATGATCCTCACCCTCGCACACACCAAAGGCGGTGTCGGCAAATCGACCGCCGCCTGGCATCTGGCCCATGCATTCAGTCTGATCGGTCCGGTCGAGATCGTCGACATGGACTTCAACCAGACGCTCCATTACGTCAACATCATGGCAGGTCGTCCGTTTACCGTCCATCAGCCGCGCAACGTCGCAGAGCTGTACGACCTGATCAGTCGCACCACGCACGACGTGACACTCATCATGGATATCGGCGGGTTCGACAGCGATCTGAACCGCGCGTCGATCAGGCACAGCGACCACGTCGTGATCCCGATCACCCCCGACCGCGTGACCGAGGTGCTCGGGTTCCGGACGTTTGACGCGATCCTCTCTGAGCTGGACATAGTCGATACACATTTTCACGTACTGTTCAACAACGTACACGCCTCCACACGCAACTTCGACAAATTCAAAAAAGCGGTCAAGGGATCGCGCTTCACCATCCTGGACAGCGCCATCCGGTCGCGCAAGATCTACTACACCACGATGGGCAACGGCCAGAGCGTTTTCAGTAGCATCGGAAACGTCGCGGCACAAACCGAAATACTGGAGCTGAGAGATGAACTTAGACGCACTCGATGACGCGGTCAGCGAATCAAAGCCCCGCACTTCAGGCATATCAGATGTCATGGAACTGGAGATGTCTCTGGTCTACGCAAACCCACACCAGCCACGCAAACATTTTGACCCTGATTCACTGGTTGAGCTGGCAGAGTCTATCAAATCACATGGACTGATCCAACCTATCAGTGTGGTCCGAAGAACTGCGGGGTATATGATCATCGCCGGGGAGCGGAGATGGAGAGCTCATCAGATCATCGGGTCCGTTACGATCAAAGCTGCTTTGGTGGTCAAGGATGAATCCGAAATCGAAGAGATGGCGCTGATCGAGAACATCCAGCGCGACGACCTGACCGACTACGAAATCGCGATGGCGGTCGTGCGGCTGTGGGAGACAGGCATGTACCCTCAGAAAAAGGATCTCGCCCGCGCGATATCCAAACCGCTCTCATTTGTATCCAAAGCGTTCAGCGTCGTCAACAAGCTCGACCCGGAGATCAGAGCCGACATCGAGGAGAACAAACGCGACACCGGACTCTCCGTGCTCGAAGAACTGAGCCGGGTGGAACCGGAAAAACAGCGCGAGGTATATGATCGGTACAACGCCGGGGAGATCAAGCGCGATGAGTTCAAAGAAGCGGCGAAGCCGAAAGCGGAAAAGCCGATCGAACCTAAAAAAATAAAAGTCCAAAGAGAGGTTGCTGTCACACAAGGTGATGGACGTTTGCTTTTTGGAGGGGATGATTTCCACCGATTCTTCCGGGAAGTAGAGCCGTGGAAGAAGTACAAAATCACCATCGAGGAGATCGTATGAAGTACAGATTCATCAGCATCGGTGAAGCGGTGCGAATCCTCGAAGAAATAGAAAAGGAGAAGCGATGTTTATTGCTTGGCACATCATTGAAACCAATTTTGAGAAGCTCCTCGATTGGTGCGAAAAATACGATCTCTTATAAGGCGGCATGAAATGGAAGACCAATTCATAGGGGCGGTTGTATTCCTCATCGTTTTGGCGGTGATCGGTATCGGATCGCGTCAGCAAAAACGACGGTACGGAGAAAACTTCCCCGGAGCGAAATATTCAAAGGCAAAGAGATGATGATCACCATAGCGGTTATCGTGGTGCTGACCGTACTGCTCGGCTGGTATGAAGAACATGAACGAAAGAAAAAGGACTCCCCATGCACAGATCAAACTTCCTCGAACTCGTAGCCAAAGAGCGGACTCGCCAGATCGTCGAAAAAGGATACACCCGAGAGCATGACGATGAACATACCGACGGATCGCTGGCGGATGCCGGAGCGTGCTACGGTGCCACCGTGCCGGTCTACAAACTCGGAGGCGAAACGTTCCCGGTCCGAACCCTGTATCCGTGGTGCCCCGTTTTCGATTCACGCCAAAAGCATGACCGTAAAACGAACCTGATCATCGGAGCCGCTTTTTTCATGGCGGAATACGACCGCATCGTCCGCGAAGAGCAAAAAGACACTCGATGCAGGGGGTGCAACTATCTGTTATCAGACGAGGTAGGTGTAGATACGTGGTGCGCTCTTACAGGAATGCCTATGTATGATGATTCCAGTCGGTGTGATCAGTACTGCCCCACACCTTTTGAAACGTCGGAAGATAACCCGTTGCTGAAATCGTTCAATCGGAGTTCGTACGAATAAAAAAGGAGGATACGTGAATGAGTTGGCTCTTTTCGCGGGCGCTGGTGGCGGAATACTCGGCGGAAAACTTCTCGGATGGCGAACCGTCTGCGCCGTTGAGCGTGATGCCTACGCCGCACAAGTTTTGGCACAACGACAAAATGACGGAACCTTCGAACCTTTCCCGATATGGTCTGACGTGCGAAGTTTTGACGGATACCCGTGGCGAGGAATTGTTGATGTCATATCTGGCGGGTTCCCATGTCAGGACATCAGCTCTGCCGGAAAAGGATGCGGACTGGACGGAGAGCGATCCGGTCTATGGAGAGAAATGGCGCGGATCATCGGCGAAGTACGACCCCGATACGTTCTCGTGGAAAATTCGCCGCTCCTCACTCTTCGGGGAGGAGATCGAGTTATTGGTGATCTTACCGCGTTGGGGTATGACTGTCAATGGGGAGTTATCGGAGCGCACAATACCGGTGCTCCCCACAAGCGCGACCGCATTTGGATCGTCGCGAAGCGTGTCCGGGAAGAGCACGCAAACTTCCGAGCTATCCGAAAGTCTATTCGACGAAATAGAGTTCGGAGAGGAGAGATCAACCCGCGAATTTTTCTATACTCCCAAAGCCAACGATGCAGAGAAGCGCGGGAAAGTATCTGCGGACAAGCGCAACGGGATCGTCGGTCAGGTGATGAACTTCTATCCAACTCCGCTTGCGAGAGACTGGAGGGGGAATCTGTCACAGGAAGCACTACTCAAGAGAATGGATGGCTCAAGCCGTGGGGTCAATTTGGCAGAACATTTGCAGCGTATGGGAGAAGATGGCCTGCTGAACCCGGATTGGGAAGAGTGGCTCATGGGGTGGCCCATCGGGCACACCGCATTAAAGCCATTGGAAACGGACAGGTTTCAAGAATGGTACCGATGGCATGGAGCATCTTAAGTTAAGATATAAATCTCTGATTTTTTAACTATACGTCACATATAATGACGGCATCTTAAAAGAAAGGAGGTGATAGCATGTTTAAAGCAGGAGACAGAGTTACCCTTAAATCAGGTGGCCCAATCATGACGGTTGAAAGCATTGATGAAGATGATTCAGTTACATGCGTATGGTATGAAAATGGCGAAATCAAACGTCAATCATTCATTATGACAGTAACACTAAAAAAAGTCGATGAAGCACCAGCAGCTGTCGTTTAAAATATGCGGGATCTCCCCGCATACCCATACACTAAAACAATCCACCTAAACCAATACCCTGCCCCAGACTGAATACGTCCAACCATTCCGCACATCGACGGATTCACTGTGAGACAGTCAAAATGAACAAATAACATTCAAGTAGCTACACATGACAAAAACACAAGCAATAGTAGAGACAGGATTATTTCCAGCGATATTTCGCGATGTTTGCGAAAAATTAGATATTGATCCTGACGGGGATTATTTTTTTGGACTTGATATTAAACGCATTAAAGAATACGTTAAAAATCATTCTAAAATAAAAGACTCATCAGTAAACTTGGCTAAAGACGGGTATTCAGTGGGTGAAGCGGCTGATCTACTTGGCGTGTCAACTCAATCGTTTAATGCTAACTATTCTCATAGAGCCGAACGTATCCGCAGAGGTGTGTATACAAGAGAATCTATTGACAATTTGGTTCAAAAGAAATTCAAGAAATCACCTGTAGTAGAGGAAAGTGTATTTGAAGATACAGCAAATTTCAAAAAGCGCATTCAAAGGGTATCAGTACATTCGAATAGTGAAGGTGGTGTCATGCTGTCTATACACTTAGAGGGATTTACTGAGAATGAACTTATCCATAAATTATTAGAAGTGTTTAATTAACCCAAAGGATTCACCATGTCAAAAAACCCGCAATCATCGTTCGATTTCGGCGGAGCCGTGATCGCAACCGATAAGCCTGTACGGATAGAGCGCGTCGTAGAGCTGCCGAAGTTCAACACGATCGACATGTCAAACGTCCCAACGATGACCTACGACCAGACGGTCAACAGGATCTCGGAACTGATCAAATCCGGCAACATAAAACGAAGCGACAAATACTTCCGATGGTGCCTGACGTACGAGCCTTTCATCCAAGCCGTCAAATTCAGCGGTGACGTCGACGGGCTCAGCGGAGAGTATGAGGTAAGAGCCGTGGCATGGTCTGACTCGGCAGTGTACCTGGACGTGTTCAACAATAGCGGGGAACATCTGCCGATCGATGAGTTCCTGAACCGCTGCGATGCGGCCGGAGCATACACGAAATCGGCATGGATGCTTACCCACGACAAACCGCATATGACCCCATCCGATCTGATCGAGTTTTACCAAATCCGACAGCACATCAAACCTTACCCCGTCGGATTTGGAACCCACCAGGAATGCGAAGAGATCATCAATGTTCTGCTGGAGTGGAATCGGAACCATATCCCTTCCGATGAAGAACTCATTGCCGACAAAGCGCTCGACTTCATGCGGGTTCAGCGTAAAAAAGGCGAGCTCGAACGAACACGGTGCATGAACGGCGAGTGTATCGGCAGCTATCTGATCAGCGCCAGTGAAACAAGCTTTTAGAGGAATCGAAAATGACCCACGGAGAAGCATACGTACACAAACGTGCAAATATAGATCTGAGAAAAGACCTGGTACAGATTCAAAAAAGCCTATGGAAGCTACCCGCACGGATGAACCGGCAGGAAGCAATGACCTACTACAGCAAAAAAATCAGAGACTACTTCGGAAAAAAGGATACGAAATGAGCCCAAACCCGAAATTTACCTACGAAACCTACTGCGCCCAGATGCGCGAGCGCGGACAGAAACCGATGATCCGCCGCGACTTCGACGCGATGATGGGATACGACCGCACGGGGCAACCGCCTCTACAGATCACCCCGAAGCGATCAGTATCGTCGTCGATCGACAACCATGCCAAAATCGCCGCAGAGGTAAAAGAGCGCCGTAGAAAAAAGCCCGAATCGGCCAAGGCTCAGAAAGAGCCAAAGCCGAAAACAGATCATGTCGTGCAAGCCCACGAGATGGTCAAAAAGCCGAAAAAACCGCGTCTCACTTTGGAACAAAAACGGGAGTGGAAACGCAACTACATGAAGAAATGGCGCAAGGACAACCCGAAAGCATCTTACGAGAGCGTGAAGCGATGGCGGGAGAACAACCCGGAACAGCATCGCAACTACAACCGAGAATGGAAGCGGAACCGATCGAAGAAGTTACCAGAGACGACTTCGACACCGCCGACGAGTGGTACGACTACCACCAGGCGATGAGGATTTTAGAACAAATGAGGAGAGCTGGATGAAATTTTATGCATTACAAACAAATATGACAATGCAAGAAGTACATGAAAAGTTGGGGTTTAAACCTTGGATAGAGTGTGCTATGAGTGATGAATTTGACGAGAAAGAGGATCAAATCTATATGACTTCGATTCACCGAATTGAAGATAAAAAAATCGGCGACTTTACCAATGAAGAGCTTATGGTTGAACTTTCATCTCGTGGAATAGATGGCGACGAATTTGACAAGTTTGCTGATGACTACAATAATGAATGGGGTGCGTAATGAAACCCGCAATCTTCAACACCGAAATGGTGAGAGCGATACTTGATGATCGAAAAACAAATACACGCCGTCCGTTTTCAAAGTACATAGAAAAGGTTATTAAATACGCACAGCTTTTGGGTGAAATCGGAAGTAATGGGGTTGATAGACCTTTTTCAAATGGAGATATTAAGTATCTGCTTGAATTTGCCCCCTATAAAGTCGGTGACATTATCTATGTGCGGGAGACATGGAGCGATTACCCCAAAAACTACGTTTGGTATAAGGCTGATTTTCCGCTTCATTGGGATGCTAAAGATACAGAGCATGGCGAAGAGGTTCATATCGAAGCAGACAATGTGAAATGGAAACCATCTATCTACATGCCAAAAGAGTACGCCCGTTTATTCCTCAGAGTCAAAGACGTTCGCATTGAGCGGTTGAATGAGATCAGCGAAGGGGATGCAGTTGCAGAAGGAATCGAAGTAATAGATGGTGTTTATGATGGACATGAATATCATCCAGTTTATTTCAAAAATTATATGTACGGAAAAAACGATTCTATGAGATTTTTGGTATCCGCACAATCTTCATTTAAAACACTTTGGGAGTCGATATACGGCGATAGATCATTCGACAACAGATACGTTTGGGTGACCGAGTTTGAACAGATCAGTAAAGAGGAGGCGATCAATGGCTAAATATATAACCTATAGAGATATTGAAAAAATCTACGGACTGAAAAAAAACACCCTTACGAAACTCTACATGAAGGGCGAGTTCATACCGGCGATCAAAGTCGGAAACCGTAATTATTTTGAGGTAGAAAAGCTTGAAGAGTGGATAGAATCGAAAAAAGTTGCCATTGCTTCGTGAAATTGAAGTTGTACCCTGAGTTGTACCCCAATAGAATTCTTAAAAATTTGAGTGATTATTGTAAGGCTATGAAAGTACCTGTTTTACGATGGTGCGGTCGAGAGGACTTGAACCTCCACGACATTTCTGCCACTAGAACCTGAATCTAGCGTGTCTACCAATTTCACCACGACCGCAAAGTATTTTGTGTGAAAAGAGACCGAAATTATAACGCAGGAAGCTTAAAGTTCGGGCCGATCACAAAGTGATCTGGGTCCCGACTCCGTCGGACGTGAAAAGCTCAAGCAAAATCGCGTGTTCAATCCGTCCGTCGATGATGTGCGCTTTTTTGACGCCGCCGTCCACCGCTTCAAGGCATGCATCCACCTTCGGAACCATCCCGCCTTGAATCGTCCCGTCGTTTTTGAGCGCTTCGACTTCGGCTTCGCTCAGGGTGGAGAAAAGCTCTTTATCTTTGTTCAGAACGCCCGGGGTATCCGTCATAAAAATCACTTTGCACGCGCCGATGGCGGCCGCAATCGCCGATGCGGCGAGATCGGCGTTGATATTGTAACCCGGATGCCCAAGCGCTTCGTCCGCTCCGATAGGGGCAATGACAGGGATGAAGTTTTCACGCAGAAGGTTGTGGATCACGTCGGCTTTTACCTCGTTCACCCGCCCCGTCAGACCGAATTTGGCTTCGTCTTTGGGTTTGGCTTTGAGGAAATGGGCGTCTTTGCCGCTGATACCGATCGCCTTGGCGCCGTGGGAATTGAGCAGCGACGTGATTTCCTTGTTGATCTCCCCACTGAGCACCATTTCCACGATCCGCATCACTTCGGGGGTGCTGACCCGTTCGCCGTCGATAAACTCGGTCGGTATTTTGAGGTCAGCGAGCAACTGGCTGATACGGCTTCCCCCGCCGTGGACGATGACGACTTTAACCCCCACCAGGTGCAACAATACGATATCCTGCGCGAATTTGGCTTTAAGTTCTTCGGAGCTCTGCGCCGATCCGCCGTATTTGATGACGACGATCTCGTCGCGAAACTCTTTGATGAACGGCATCGCGTCCATCAGGGTTTTGACGGTATCAATCTTTTTTTGCATTGACGTATTCCTTTACCTGTTCGATAAACGCCTCATCTACATCCAAGGAGAGTTCCAAGACGGTGAGGTTGAGATTAAAAGACGCCATTTTAACGAAGTCTTTCTGAGTTACGAGCAGGCTCGTCGCCCCCGTCCGCTTGACGATCGCTTCGAGTTCGCCGGGGGTGAAGGGATGGTGATCTTCGAAATAAACCTTTTCGACCACCTCGGGGAGATAGGGGTCAAGCCGCTCCGGACGGGCGATCGCCGTCACCAGTACCATCTTGCGGGTCGGATTCTGCACACTTACCCGACGGGTGAACGTCTCCCCCTCTTCGGCGATAAGCGCCTCTTTGCCTTTCCAGAGTTTTTCACGGTAGGCTCCGCTGGGGAGACAGAACGGGTTAGGGGTTTTCACGCGGATGAGTACGTCGAGCTTCTCGATGGCGTGTTTCCCGTAGCCGTCGTCTAGCAATACCACATCGCATCCGATCGCTTTGGCTTCGGCGATGGCCCGTTCGCGGATTTCGCTGACGATGACGACGCCGTGGGGCAAAGATTTGGCATACAGCATCGCTTCATCCCCGCTTTGGGCGATGTCGCACAAAATGTCCCGATCCTTGACAACCACCATCCCCCGGCTCGATCTCCCGTATCCGCGCAACACGACGGCAGGTTTGGCAAAGCGGCGGGCAAGTTCGATTACCAGGGGTGTTTTACCGCTCCCGCCAACGACCAGGTTCCCGACGCTCACGACCGGGATACCCTGGTTTTTCGGAACGCTGCGTCGGTAGCGGATATAAGCGCACAGACAATACAGGGCGCTTAAAGGGAGCAACAGAATCGAAAAGAGTTTCTGGAGCAGCGAGGGGCGATACAGATACCCCTCCCCCCATCGGATCAGAAAGCGTTTCACACCCGGGTCGACGCTACGTCCAGAATCGCTTCGCAGATTTCGTCGACCTCATCGTCGCTCAAAGCGGCGTAGTTGGGAATCGACAAAACCTGCTGGTAACTGCGCAGCGCAACGGGAAAATCGTTAACGCGAAGCGAATACTTCGCCTTGTAATAGCTCAACAGGTGCAGCGGGATGTAGTGCAGGCCGCATTCGATCCCGCGCGCGGAGAGTTCGCGGGCGAACGAATCGCGGTTTTTGTCGACCTTGATAATGTAGAGTGAATAGGGGTGCTCGTCGTTCGCGATCGGCAGCTTGATATGCGGCGCCCCTTCAAGATGCTCGTTGTAGACTGCCGCGATCACGCGCTGGCGTTCGATGATGTCGTCTTGTTTTTCGAGCTGTATAAGGATCGTCGCCGCATCCAGCGGGCTCATCATGTACTGGCTCCCGATATCGGTCACGTCGTAGATGTACCCCAGCGATTCGTCTTCGGTCACCATGGCGTGGTTGCGCAGCAGCCGGGCCCGTTCGATGATCTCTTCATCATCGCTCACCAGCATGCCGCCGTTACAGACGTTACGGCGCAGGTGGGGACTGAAATCAAAACAGGTAATATCCGCACCGGTTGAACCGATTTTCTGGCCTTTATACGTTGCTCCAAGCGCGTCGGAAGCGTCTTCGACGATTTTGACGTCGTATTGTTTGGCGATCTCGTAGAGACGGTCGAGATCGACGCTCTGCCCGCCCACATGCGAGACGATCACCGCTTTGAGCTTTTTGCTTTTGTTTTCGGACAGATAGTGTTCGAGTTTACCCAGATCGATGTTGAAGGTATCGGGATCGATGTCGATGAAAATGGGCTCGGCATCGAAATGGCGTACCACTTCGGGTACCGAAGGGTACGCATTGATCGAGCACAGCACTTTGTCGCCCCGTTTGAGGTCGATCGCCAGCATCGCCAGATGCAGTGCCGCGGTTCCGTGCGACGTTGCCAGCGCATACGAAGCGCCGATATACGATTCGAAAGCGCTTTCGAGATCTTTGATGATGTCCGGCGCTTCGCCGTCAAGCACTTCGTCGATTTTTTCTCGCTCATCTCCTCCGACTTCGACACGATAAAACGGGATATTCATCTGCTTTTCCTTTTTATAGGGTTATATCTCTGGGATAATTGAAATCGATGTTGACCGTCCGCGACGTCAGTTTGGCGATGACCGGCATACGGCGCTTGAACTGATTTTTATAAATCTTTCCGATAATCATATCGACCAAATCGGGTTTTTCTCCATCACGGATCATCTCTTCACGTGTGTGACGCTCTTCGACGTAACGTTTCAACACACGGTCGAGGTCGCTGTAGGGGTAGCCTATCTCGGCTTCGTCGCTCTGCCCCGCCCATAAATCGGCACTGGGGGGCTTGGAAAGGATGGAACCCGGAATCCCCAGATGGCGGGCGAGTTCAAAAACCTCGGTTTTGTACAGATCGCCGATCGGGTTGAGGGCGCTGGCCAGATCGCCGTAAAGGGTCCCGTAACCGAGCATCAATTCGCTTTTGTTGCTGGTTCCCAGCACCAGCGCCCCTTCCCGCGCGGAGATATCGAACAGCGTTACCATCCGAAGCCGTGCGGAGAGGTTGCCGATCCGAAGCGCCGACATCCCCTCCTCTCCATACGCCCGCAACATCGGCTCGATACTGCGGGTTTCGCTGCGGAGGCCAAAAACGCGGCACAGTTCATCGGCATCGTCAAGGCTGCTTTGGGACGAATGGTGCGAAGGCATTTTGACGCACAGCAGGTCGTCTCCGAACGCACGGTGCGCCAGCACCGCGACAACCGCCGAATCGATCCCCCCGCTTAAACCGACGACCGTTTTGGACAGACCGGTCTTGCGGACCTCTTCTTCCAGGAACCGTGTCAGATACTCACTGATCAGTGCGTATTTATCCACCTGCCAACCTTACCGTAAAATTAACATTTTGCATTATAACGTAAATTCGCACGGTCACCGTCAACATCGTTTCGACGAAATTTTCTCCAGCTCCTTTTCCTCGAATCCCGCGCGCCGTCTCGCCTCGCAGTTGATCT
This genomic interval carries:
- a CDS encoding ParA family protein: MILTLAHTKGGVGKSTAAWHLAHAFSLIGPVEIVDMDFNQTLHYVNIMAGRPFTVHQPRNVAELYDLISRTTHDVTLIMDIGGFDSDLNRASIRHSDHVVIPITPDRVTEVLGFRTFDAILSELDIVDTHFHVLFNNVHASTRNFDKFKKAVKGSRFTILDSAIRSRKIYYTTMGNGQSVFSSIGNVAAQTEILELRDELRRTR
- a CDS encoding ParB/RepB/Spo0J family partition protein, which translates into the protein MNLDALDDAVSESKPRTSGISDVMELEMSLVYANPHQPRKHFDPDSLVELAESIKSHGLIQPISVVRRTAGYMIIAGERRWRAHQIIGSVTIKAALVVKDESEIEEMALIENIQRDDLTDYEIAMAVVRLWETGMYPQKKDLARAISKPLSFVSKAFSVVNKLDPEIRADIEENKRDTGLSVLEELSRVEPEKQREVYDRYNAGEIKRDEFKEAAKPKAEKPIEPKKIKVQREVAVTQGDGRLLFGGDDFHRFFREVEPWKKYKITIEEIV
- a CDS encoding DNA cytosine methyltransferase, whose amino-acid sequence is MNELALFAGAGGGILGGKLLGWRTVCAVERDAYAAQVLAQRQNDGTFEPFPIWSDVRSFDGYPWRGIVDVISGGFPCQDISSAGKGCGLDGERSGLWREMARIIGEVRPRYVLVENSPLLTLRGGDRVIGDLTALGYDCQWGVIGAHNTGAPHKRDRIWIVAKRVREEHANFRAIRKSIRRNRVRRGEINPRIFLYSQSQRCREARESICGQAQRDRRSGDELLSNSACERLEGESVTGSTTQENGWLKPWGQFGRTFAAYGRRWPAEPGLGRVAHGVAHRAHRIKAIGNGQVSRMVPMAWSILS
- a CDS encoding YodC family protein, whose amino-acid sequence is MFKAGDRVTLKSGGPIMTVESIDEDDSVTCVWYENGEIKRQSFIMTVTLKKVDEAPAAVV
- a CDS encoding AlpA family transcriptional regulator — protein: MAKYITYRDIEKIYGLKKNTLTKLYMKGEFIPAIKVGNRNYFEVEKLEEWIESKKVAIAS
- the argB gene encoding acetylglutamate kinase, whose translation is MQKKIDTVKTLMDAMPFIKEFRDEIVVIKYGGSAQSSEELKAKFAQDIVLLHLVGVKVVIVHGGGSRISQLLADLKIPTEFIDGERVSTPEVMRIVEMVLSGEINKEITSLLNSHGAKAIGISGKDAHFLKAKPKDEAKFGLTGRVNEVKADVIHNLLRENFIPVIAPIGADEALGHPGYNINADLAASAIAAAIGACKVIFMTDTPGVLNKDKELFSTLSEAEVEALKNDGTIQGGMVPKVDACLEAVDGGVKKAHIIDGRIEHAILLELFTSDGVGTQITL
- a CDS encoding tetraacyldisaccharide 4'-kinase, whose translation is MKRFLIRWGEGYLYRPSLLQKLFSILLLPLSALYCLCAYIRYRRSVPKNQGIPVVSVGNLVVGGSGKTPLVIELARRFAKPAVVLRGYGRSSRGMVVVKDRDILCDIAQSGDEAMLYAKSLPHGVVIVSEIRERAIAEAKAIGCDVVLLDDGYGKHAIEKLDVLIRVKTPNPFCLPSGAYREKLWKGKEALIAEEGETFTRRVSVQNPTRKMVLVTAIARPERLDPYLPEVVEKVYFEDHHPFTPGELEAIVKRTGATSLLVTQKDFVKMASFNLNLTVLELSLDVDEAFIEQVKEYVNAKKD
- a CDS encoding DegT/DnrJ/EryC1/StrS aminotransferase family protein, whose translation is MNIPFYRVEVGGDEREKIDEVLDGEAPDIIKDLESAFESYIGASYALATSHGTAALHLAMLAIDLKRGDKVLCSINAYPSVPEVVRHFDAEPIFIDIDPDTFNIDLGKLEHYLSENKSKKLKAVIVSHVGGQSVDLDRLYEIAKQYDVKIVEDASDALGATYKGQKIGSTGADITCFDFSPHLRRNVCNGGMLVSDDEEIIERARLLRNHAMVTEDESLGYIYDVTDIGSQYMMSPLDAATILIQLEKQDDIIERQRVIAAVYNEHLEGAPHIKLPIANDEHPYSLYIIKVDKNRDSFARELSARGIECGLHYIPLHLLSYYKAKYSLRVNDFPVALRSYQQVLSIPNYAALSDDEVDEICEAILDVASTRV
- a CDS encoding NAD+ synthase, producing MDKYALISEYLTRFLEEEVRKTGLSKTVVGLSGGIDSAVVAVLAHRAFGDDLLCVKMPSHHSSQSSLDDADELCRVFGLRSETRSIEPMLRAYGEEGMSALRIGNLSARLRMVTLFDISAREGALVLGTSNKSELMLGYGTLYGDLASALNPIGDLYKTEVFELARHLGIPGSILSKPPSADLWAGQSDEAEIGYPYSDLDRVLKRYVEERHTREEMIRDGEKPDLVDMIIGKIYKNQFKRRMPVIAKLTSRTVNIDFNYPRDITL